Proteins from one Camelina sativa cultivar DH55 chromosome 8, Cs, whole genome shotgun sequence genomic window:
- the LOC104707219 gene encoding isoamylase 3, chloroplastic isoform X1, with amino-acid sequence MLTSSCDLFTCNSPPSLRNAFSSFTIPMGSKLSRRVAALRIFSRKVKDRSTLKVSCRRAQERVVEEEASSTMTETRKESFIVSSGEVSPLGVSQHGKGINFALFSQNATSVTLCFSLPQSDKDDLNDDGMINLVLDPSVNKTGDTWHICVEDLPPRNVLYGYRIDGPGEWQQGHRFDPSIVLLDPYAKLVKGRSSFGDSSQKFAQFYGTYDFESSPFNWGDDYKFPNIPEKDLVIYEMNVRAFTADESSGMDPDIGGSYLGLIEKIPHLQDLGINAVELLPVFEFDELELQRRPNPREHMVNTWGYSTVNFFSPMSRYASGEGDPIKASKEFKEMVKALHSAGIEVILDVVYNHTNEADDKYPYTTSFRGIDNKVYYMLDPENQLLNFSGCGNTLNCNHPVVMELILESLRHWVTEYHVDGFRFDLASVLCRATDGSPLSAPPLIRAIAKDSVLSRCKIIAEPWDCGGLYLVGKFPNWDRWAEWNGMYRDDVRRFIKGDSGMKGSFATRISGSSDLYQVNQRKPYHGVNFIIAHDGFTLRDLVSYNLKHNEANGEGGNDGCNDNHSWNCGFEGETGDAHIKSLRTRQMKNFHLALMISQGTPMMLMGDEYGHTRYGNNNSYGHDTALNNFQWKELDAKKQNHFRFFSEVIKFRHSHHVFKHENFLSKGEITWHEDNWNNPESKFLAFTLHDGVGSRDIYVAFNAHDYFVNALIPQPRQGKQWFRVADTNLESPDDFVKEGVTGVADTYNVAPFSSILLQSK; translated from the exons atgctTACTTCCTCATGTGATTTATTTACTTGCAATTCACCTCCGTCGCTCCGTAATGCCTTCTCTAGCTTCACCATTCCCATGGG ATCTAAATTGAGTAGGAGAGTGGCTGCACTTCGAATTTTCTCCCGTAAG GTTAAGGATCGTTCTACACTTAAGGTCTCTTGTCGTCGTGCACAAGAACGCGTGGTTGAG GAAGAAGCATCATCTACAATGACGGAGACTAGAAAAGAATCATTCATAGTTTCTTCTGGTGAGGTATCTCCTCTTGGTGTGTCTCAACACGGCAAGGGAATcaattttgctttgttttctcaGAATGCTACTTCTGTCACACTCTGCTTCTCACTTCCTCAGag TGATAAGGATGATTTGAATGATGATGGTATGATCAACTTGGTTTTGGATCCCAGTGTGAACAAGACTGGGGATACTTGGCACATTTGTGTTGAG GATTTGCCTCCCAGAAATGTCCTTTATGGTTACCGTATTGATGGTCCTGGAGAATGGCAACAAGGACATCGGTTTGACCCTAGTATTGTGCTTTTGGATCCCTATGCTAAGCTTGTTAAAGGCCGTAGCTCTTTTGGAGATAGTAGCCAAAAGTTTGCTCAATTTTATGGAACCTATGACTTCGAGAGCTCGCCATTTAACTGGGGAGATGACTACAAGTTCCCTAACATACCTGAG AAGGATCTTGTTATTTATGAAATGAATGTTCGTGCTTTTACTGCTGATGAATCCAGTGGTATGGATCCAGATATAGGGGGCAGTTATCTTGGTCTGATTGAGAAG ATCCCACACCTTCAAGATCTGGGTATAAATGCAGTGGAGCTATTGCCGGTGTTTGAGTTCGATGAACTGGAGCTTCAGAGGCGCCCTAACCCTAGAGAACACATG GTTAACACATGGGGTTACTCGACAGTTAACTTTTTTTCTCCAATGAGCCGTTATGCTAGTGGTGAAGGAGACCCTATTAAAGCTTCGAAAGAGTTTAAAGAAATGGTCAAAGCCTTACATTCTGCTGGTATAGAG GTCATTTTGGACGTAGTTTATAATCATACCAATGAAGCAGATGACAAATACCCTTATACCACTTCATTTCGTGGCATAGACAACAAG GTTTATTACATGCTTGATCCAGAAAACCAACTGCTTAACTTTTCTGGCTGtg GGAATACACTGAACTGTAACCATCCTGTTGTTATGGAATTGATACTAGAAAGCTTAAGGCACTG GGTCACTGAGTATCACGTGGATGGTTTCCGATTTGATCTTGCTAGTGTGCTTTGCCGAGCAACAGATGGATCTCCACTCAGTGCTCCCCCACTGATAAGG GCAATTGCCAAGGATTCCGTTCTGTCAAGATGTAAAATAATTGCAGAGCCTTGGGATTGTGGAGGATTGTATCTAGTCGGGAAGTTTCCAAATTGGGATAG GTGGGCTGAGTGGAATGGGATGTACCGGGATGATGTTAGAAGATTTATCAAG GGCGACAGCGGCATGAAAGGAAGCTTTGCTACTCGGATTTCAGGATCTTCTGATCTTTACCAG GTAAACCAGCGGAAGCCTTACCACGGTGTAAATTTCATCATTGCACATGATGGATTCACATTGCGCGATCTTGTATCGTACAATTTGAag CACAATGAGGCCAATGGAGAAGGAGGAAATGATGGATGTAATGACAATCATAGCTGGAACTGTGGTTTTGAAG GGGAAACTGGTGATGCTCACATCAAATCTTTACGTACTCGGCAAATGAAGAACTTTCATTTAGCGTTGATGATTTCTCAG GGAACACCAATGATGCTAATGGGAGACGAATATGGACATACGCGGTATGGTAATAACAACAGCTACGGTCATGATACCGCTCTCAACAATTTCCAGTGGAAGGAG CTGGATGCAAAGAAGCAGAACCATTTCAGATTTTTCTCGGAGGTGATCAAGTTCCGACATTCACACCATGTCTTCAAGCACGAAAATTTCCTCAGCAAA GGCGAGATTACATGGCATGAAGATAATTGGAACAACCCTGAGAGCAAGTTCTTAGCTTTCAC GCTCCATGACGGTGTAGGTAGCCGTGACATCTATGTGGCATTCAACGCCCATGATTACTTTGTCAATGCTCTGATTCCACAGCCACGACAGGGAAAACAATGGTTCCGTGTG GCTGACACTAACCTCGAGTCACCGGATGACTTTGTAAAGGAAGGTGTAACCGGCGTGGCTGATACCTACAATGTGGCCCCATTCTCTTCAATCCTTCTCCAGTCCAAGTAA
- the LOC104707219 gene encoding isoamylase 3, chloroplastic isoform X2 translates to MTETRKESFIVSSGEVSPLGVSQHGKGINFALFSQNATSVTLCFSLPQSDKDDLNDDGMINLVLDPSVNKTGDTWHICVEDLPPRNVLYGYRIDGPGEWQQGHRFDPSIVLLDPYAKLVKGRSSFGDSSQKFAQFYGTYDFESSPFNWGDDYKFPNIPEKDLVIYEMNVRAFTADESSGMDPDIGGSYLGLIEKIPHLQDLGINAVELLPVFEFDELELQRRPNPREHMVNTWGYSTVNFFSPMSRYASGEGDPIKASKEFKEMVKALHSAGIEVILDVVYNHTNEADDKYPYTTSFRGIDNKVYYMLDPENQLLNFSGCGNTLNCNHPVVMELILESLRHWVTEYHVDGFRFDLASVLCRATDGSPLSAPPLIRAIAKDSVLSRCKIIAEPWDCGGLYLVGKFPNWDRWAEWNGMYRDDVRRFIKGDSGMKGSFATRISGSSDLYQVNQRKPYHGVNFIIAHDGFTLRDLVSYNLKHNEANGEGGNDGCNDNHSWNCGFEGETGDAHIKSLRTRQMKNFHLALMISQGTPMMLMGDEYGHTRYGNNNSYGHDTALNNFQWKELDAKKQNHFRFFSEVIKFRHSHHVFKHENFLSKGEITWHEDNWNNPESKFLAFTLHDGVGSRDIYVAFNAHDYFVNALIPQPRQGKQWFRVADTNLESPDDFVKEGVTGVADTYNVAPFSSILLQSK, encoded by the exons ATGACGGAGACTAGAAAAGAATCATTCATAGTTTCTTCTGGTGAGGTATCTCCTCTTGGTGTGTCTCAACACGGCAAGGGAATcaattttgctttgttttctcaGAATGCTACTTCTGTCACACTCTGCTTCTCACTTCCTCAGag TGATAAGGATGATTTGAATGATGATGGTATGATCAACTTGGTTTTGGATCCCAGTGTGAACAAGACTGGGGATACTTGGCACATTTGTGTTGAG GATTTGCCTCCCAGAAATGTCCTTTATGGTTACCGTATTGATGGTCCTGGAGAATGGCAACAAGGACATCGGTTTGACCCTAGTATTGTGCTTTTGGATCCCTATGCTAAGCTTGTTAAAGGCCGTAGCTCTTTTGGAGATAGTAGCCAAAAGTTTGCTCAATTTTATGGAACCTATGACTTCGAGAGCTCGCCATTTAACTGGGGAGATGACTACAAGTTCCCTAACATACCTGAG AAGGATCTTGTTATTTATGAAATGAATGTTCGTGCTTTTACTGCTGATGAATCCAGTGGTATGGATCCAGATATAGGGGGCAGTTATCTTGGTCTGATTGAGAAG ATCCCACACCTTCAAGATCTGGGTATAAATGCAGTGGAGCTATTGCCGGTGTTTGAGTTCGATGAACTGGAGCTTCAGAGGCGCCCTAACCCTAGAGAACACATG GTTAACACATGGGGTTACTCGACAGTTAACTTTTTTTCTCCAATGAGCCGTTATGCTAGTGGTGAAGGAGACCCTATTAAAGCTTCGAAAGAGTTTAAAGAAATGGTCAAAGCCTTACATTCTGCTGGTATAGAG GTCATTTTGGACGTAGTTTATAATCATACCAATGAAGCAGATGACAAATACCCTTATACCACTTCATTTCGTGGCATAGACAACAAG GTTTATTACATGCTTGATCCAGAAAACCAACTGCTTAACTTTTCTGGCTGtg GGAATACACTGAACTGTAACCATCCTGTTGTTATGGAATTGATACTAGAAAGCTTAAGGCACTG GGTCACTGAGTATCACGTGGATGGTTTCCGATTTGATCTTGCTAGTGTGCTTTGCCGAGCAACAGATGGATCTCCACTCAGTGCTCCCCCACTGATAAGG GCAATTGCCAAGGATTCCGTTCTGTCAAGATGTAAAATAATTGCAGAGCCTTGGGATTGTGGAGGATTGTATCTAGTCGGGAAGTTTCCAAATTGGGATAG GTGGGCTGAGTGGAATGGGATGTACCGGGATGATGTTAGAAGATTTATCAAG GGCGACAGCGGCATGAAAGGAAGCTTTGCTACTCGGATTTCAGGATCTTCTGATCTTTACCAG GTAAACCAGCGGAAGCCTTACCACGGTGTAAATTTCATCATTGCACATGATGGATTCACATTGCGCGATCTTGTATCGTACAATTTGAag CACAATGAGGCCAATGGAGAAGGAGGAAATGATGGATGTAATGACAATCATAGCTGGAACTGTGGTTTTGAAG GGGAAACTGGTGATGCTCACATCAAATCTTTACGTACTCGGCAAATGAAGAACTTTCATTTAGCGTTGATGATTTCTCAG GGAACACCAATGATGCTAATGGGAGACGAATATGGACATACGCGGTATGGTAATAACAACAGCTACGGTCATGATACCGCTCTCAACAATTTCCAGTGGAAGGAG CTGGATGCAAAGAAGCAGAACCATTTCAGATTTTTCTCGGAGGTGATCAAGTTCCGACATTCACACCATGTCTTCAAGCACGAAAATTTCCTCAGCAAA GGCGAGATTACATGGCATGAAGATAATTGGAACAACCCTGAGAGCAAGTTCTTAGCTTTCAC GCTCCATGACGGTGTAGGTAGCCGTGACATCTATGTGGCATTCAACGCCCATGATTACTTTGTCAATGCTCTGATTCCACAGCCACGACAGGGAAAACAATGGTTCCGTGTG GCTGACACTAACCTCGAGTCACCGGATGACTTTGTAAAGGAAGGTGTAACCGGCGTGGCTGATACCTACAATGTGGCCCCATTCTCTTCAATCCTTCTCCAGTCCAAGTAA
- the LOC104707220 gene encoding classical arabinogalactan protein 10 — protein MASSRPVVVFLILALIASSAIAQAPGPAPTRSPLPSSTPPPPAQAPRTAASAPTPSPITTTPPPTATPTEAPTSPPAGSPLATSASPPAPLTSLTPDGAPNAGPSGSTPVDNNNAATVAVSAGSLVGFVVFVASLLV, from the coding sequence ATGGCATCATCAAGACCCGTCGTCGTTTTTCTCATCCTCGCTCTCATAGCTTCTTCAGCTATAGCTCAAGCTCCAGGACCAGCACCAACAAGATCTCCTCTTCCATCATCAACTCCACCACCACCTGCTCAAGCTCCAAGAACCGCCGCATCAGCACCAACTCCTTCACCAATCACCACAACTCCTCCACCAACCGCCACTCCCACGGAAGCTCCGACTTCACCTCCGGCTGGTTCACCACTAGCCACCTCTGCTTCACCACCCGCTCCTCTTACATCTCTCACTCCTGATGGAGCTCCAAACGCTGGTCCATCCGGATCCACTCCCGTCGATAACAACAACGCCGCCACCGTTGCTGTGTCCGCCGGTTCTTTAGTCGGATTTGTTGTATTCGTCGCTTCTTTGTTGGTGTAA
- the LOC104707221 gene encoding RNA-binding protein CP33, chloroplastic, with translation MALLRLPCISLQILGHKSNQKNPNSKVSLSNYSFAWSSSSSLCCSVQAKSRNLTSYFSATTQEPILESAATVSSSSSSSVEVEDEISKTRLIAQNVPWAATPEDIRSLFEKYGSVVDIEMSMHKKERNRGLVFIEMGSPEEAATALKSLESYEYEGRRLKVDYAKAKKKKTYAPREKPSAVPTFNLFVANLAFEARAKHLKEFFDADTGNVVSTEVIFHENPRRSSGYGFVSFKTKKQAEAAIIEFQGKDFMGRPIRLARSKQFVKLQAKEGLQPPEEEEEEEPSSESETVTAEDETPAAEN, from the exons ATggctcttcttcgtcttccttgCATTTCCCTCCAAATTCTAGGTCACAAATCAAACCAGAAGAACCCTAATTCCAAGGTTTCGCTTAGCAATTACTCTTTcgcttggtcttcttcttcttcgctatGTTGCTCAGTTCAAGCAAAATCGAGAAACCTTACTTCGTACTTCTCCGCTACTACTCAAGAGCCCATCCTCGAATCTGCGGCtactgtctcttcttcttcttcttcttctgtggaAGTCGAAGACGAGATTTCGAAAACGAGATTGATTGCTCAGAACGTTCCATGGGCAGCTACACCTGAAGATATAAGGTCGTTGTTCGAGAAGTACGGCAGTGTCGTCGACATtgag ATGTCTATGCATAAGAAGGAAAGGAATAGAGGTTTGGTATTCATTGAAATGGGTTCCCCTGAAGAAGCTGCTACAGCTCTCAAATCTCTCGAATCCTAT GAATATGAGGGTCGTCGTTTAAAGGTAGACTATGCAAAggccaaaaagaagaagacatatgCGCCGCGGGAGAAGCCTTCGGCAGTGCCTACATTCAATTTGTTTGTTGCAAACTTGGCATTTGAAGCAAGGGCTAAGCATCTTAAGGAGTTCTTTGATGCAGACACTGGCAACGTTGTCTCCACTGAAGTTATATTCCATGAAAATCCAAGGAGGTCGAGTGGTTACGGGTTTGTCTCTTTCAAAACCAAGAAACAGGCCGAGGCAGCGATTATAGAGTTCCAAGGAAAG GATTTTATGGGAAGACCAATCCGATTAGCACGTAGCAAACAGTTTGTTAAGCTGCAAGCAAAAGAAGGGTTGCAGccaccggaggaggaggaggaggaggaaccatcATCTGAGTCTGAGACAGTGACCGCAGAGGACGAAACTCCAGCTGCAGAGAACTGA
- the LOC104709555 gene encoding zinc finger BED domain-containing protein RICESLEEPER 2-like, with translation MYVERKATLRQWFLANKQRVSLSTDIWVSSVTSSSYMVITAHYIDKQWRLKKLIIGFKNVVDHKGTTIANTLLECLAEWGIEKVFSVTVDNATANSNALSQFQSSFSEISNDSLVMAGDFMHLRCAGHIINLIVKDGLTEIDASVVAVRNGISYVRSGPNRRKAFQRRVENGRFSKGSMLLDVCTRWNSTYLMLTRAIKFKAAFDKMEFEDKLYNDHFLEYVDGVKRIGSPLSQDWRKIERLVKFFNVFNKATLIVSASTTMNAHQCYGEIVNIDVKLQLLCASGDSEVKLNAEKMFQKFDKYWGGLKNINRMLIIISVMDPRKKMQFANLCFEELYGVETVVAKAMKDSVKAIMRDMYKEYS, from the exons ATGTATGTGGAGAGGAAGGCTACTCTTAGGCAATGGTTTTTGGCTAATAAGCAAAGAGTCTCACTCAGCACTGATATTTGGGTTTCTTCGGTAACAa gtTCAAGTTACATGGTTATCACAGCACACTACATTGACAAACAATGGCGATTGAAGAAGCTAATCATTGGATTTAAGAATGTGGTAGATCACAAAGGTACGACGATTGCAAACACACTTCTAGAATGTCTTGCTGAATGGGGGATAGAGAAGGTGTTCAGTGTCACTGTTGACAATGCAACTGCTAATAGCAATGCTCTGAGTCAGTTTCAATCAAGCTTCTCTgagatatcaaatgattctctGGTTATGGCTGGAGATTTCATGCATCTTAGGTGCGCTGGTCATATTATAAACTTGATAGTGAAGGATGGATTGACTGAAATCGATGCTAGTGTGGTTGCAGTCCGTAATGGTATCTCATATGTCAGGTCAGGACCAAATAGAAGAAAGGCGTTTCAGCGAAGAGTTGAAAATGGTAGGTTCTCAAAGGGTAGTATGCTACTAGATGTTTGCACAAGGTGGAATTCTACGTATTTGATGCTGACAAGGGCAATTAAGTTTAAAGCAGCATTTGATAAAATGGAGTTTGAGGATAAGCTTTACAATGATCACTTCTTAGAGTATGTTGATGGCGTAAAAAGGATTGGATCTCCTTTGAGTCAAGATTGGCGTAAAATTGAGAGGTTAGTTaagttttttaatgttttcaataAGGCTACATTGATAGTATCCGCCTCTACTACTATGAATGCACATCAGTGTTATGGCGAGATAGTTAACATTGATGTGAAGCTTCAGTTACTTTGTGCTAGTGGGGATAGCGAAGTGAAGTTAAATGCTGAGAAGATGTTTCAGAAATTTGATAAGTATTGGGGTGGGTTGAAGAACATTAACAGGATGTTGATTATTATTAGTGTTATGGATCCGAGAAAGAAGATGCAGTTTGCAAATTTGTGTTTTGAGGAGTTGTATGGGGTAGAGACTGTAGTAGCTAAGGCAATGAAAGATTCAGTTAAGGCTATAATGCGTGATATGTATAAAGAGTATAGTTAA
- the LOC104707222 gene encoding uncharacterized protein LOC104707222 produces the protein MRSGERIDSDEAETRARTGTNHLSKEVDDFIKDTIDHSLGLPISMEALQKKIYTTEETHRRLREQYLSLVSRLKEKDHVIDRVRSEASMNAQALKKFVDENQKLASECGNLLSQCKRLEKECLLYHKDRDALMEFGNESDESAREAEAKVRELGEEIGRLSEEIQICKRRIGDGEVDNCTTPSEEDLLDSVLGSLISKDETMMGRLFLEANVHDQSCQTLLSKWDHLKPSTQKFLALVSRAKKFEKEKECIILNLAKAEQEVELVSTLNRKLDKENRKLLRQQSPLCSADRNRDSASAKSNKRKSPKMMTSPVEKKLEFSSPEVSRKPLSPVWNNSNKC, from the exons ATGCGGAGCGGCGAGAGGATCGATTCAGACGAAGCAGAGACGAGGGCGAGAACGGGAACGAATCATCTCTCGAAAGAAGTCGATGACTTTATCAAAGACACAATAGATCACTCCTTGGGTCTTCCGATCTCTATGGAAGCTCTTCAAAAGAAGATTTATACAACTGAAGAAACCCATCGCCGTCTTCGCGAGCAGTACCTTTCTCTTGTTTcaagattaaaggagaaagatcatGTCATCGATCGCGTTAGG TCTGAAGCGAGTATGAATGCGCAAGCGTTGAAGAAGTTTGTTGATGAGAATCAGAAACTGGCAAGTGAGTGTGGGAATTTGTTGAGTCAGTGTAAGAGATTGGAGAAGGAGTGTTTGCTTTACCATAAAGATCGTGATGCCTTGATGGAGTTTGGGAATGAGTCTGATGAGAGTGCTAGAGAAGCAGAAGCTAAGGTTCGTGAATTGGGGGAGGAAATTGGAAGATTGTCTGAGGAAATTCAGATTTGTAAGCGTCGAATCGGAGATGGTGAA gTTGACAACTGTACTACACCGTCAGAAGAAGACTTGCTTGATTCGGTTTTGGGATCACTCATAAGCAAAGACGAAACTATGATGGGGCGTCTCTTCTTGGAGGCAAATGTCCACGACCAATCGTGCCAAACTTTGTTGAGCAAGTGGGATCACTTAAAGCCTTCAACGCAAAAGTTTCTTGCTTTAGTTTCAAGGgcaaagaaatttgaaaaggaaaaagaatgcATCATCTTAAATCTCGCTAAAGCCGAGCAAGAG GTGGAACTTGTGAGCACACTAAACCGAAAGCTGGATAAAGAAAATCGTAAGTTGTTAAGGCAACAAAGCCCTCTTTGTTCCGCAGACAGGAACAGAGACAGCGCATCTGCAAAG tcaaacaagagaaagagtcCGAAGATGATGACCAGCCCGGTGGAAAAAAAGCTTGAGTTTAGCAGTCCAGAAGTCAGCAGAAAGCCTCTATCACCTGTGTGGAATAATTCAAACAAGTGCTAG